The genomic stretch TTTTTGACAAATATTATTACGTAATTTGTGACGTTTTTTTTACATCAGTAACAATTTGGAGCTGTTCAAGAAAAAAAAAACACGTGTAAACACATTAGAAGACAAAAGTCCACGTAGAAGATACTGTTGTAGACCGTTATTTATGCACATAATATATAAGTAGATTTCGTTTCTATAGAACTCTCATATCCGATTTTTACTGTGAGATCTTGAGTCTGTGAGACATGTATGAACTTGTGTGCCATCTTTAATTTAAACATTTTctattgttttttttaaatttatattttcTTGTTCTTATGTTAATTTAAGAGCATTTGTTCAAATTCTTTAATTATTTGCATTAGAAAATCTTACAACATTATCACACTTTACTCAAACGCTTAGCACATATTGTTCTTTAGAACTTTTCGAGTTTAATCTTCCAATTAAATTAAAACTCATTTACTAAAAACGCCACTAAACACTAATAAAACCATAATTATCATAACTCTTATgttaaaaatttattttattttattaactttttggatttttttctttaacacacaagaaagagtacataaaaatatttaaaatgataatagaacatagaaaacaaaataaaggaagcATCACTCCCACCCTCATATTTTCAAGTTCTTTTGATGAAGGAAACAACTTGATTAAGCAAATTTTTAGCATTCTCACATGTTGGGTCAAACATATGAAAAACATGATGCTCATCCTTTGtctcaacaacatcaacaacaccaCCCCAACCAATTTTCTCAAGTAACTCTTTATAATACCAACCTCTATCCTTCAACAAATCTTTCCCAGCTACACAAACAAGCACTCTCTTAAAACCCAAACTCCCCAAATTCGGATCCTTTTCCGGGTTAATTAACGGGTCATCGGATCCAGTCGTGGTTGGACATGCAAATCGCCATAAAGTATGAATTTTTTCAACAAATTCACCTCGAGCCGATTCAGACCCAATTCGATCCACACCCCAAAAATAAGGATGAACAAAAACACCCCCTTCAAGTTTCAAATCATCCAAATTTTCCTTTCCGACCCGAATACCCAAATAGTGTGCAATATTAGCACCAGCACTGTCACCACCTAAGAACACTTTCTCAAAATCTGCATGCTGATTCAACCATTCATCAGAACCCTTTCCACCAACATGTGAAGCCACCCATTTGAGTGCAAGCCATGAATCTTCATGAGCGATAGGAACAGGGTGTTCCGGTGCTCTTCTATAGTGAACAGAGACACCAATTACGTTAGCCAGTGAAGCAACGGAGTTAAGGTAGTTATGGTAATTGGGTGAGAAAGGGGTTTCGACGCAGAAAGCACCACCATGGATGTAAACAAAAACAGGGAGTTTTTGGGTTGGTGGGTAGTTGGTTTTGGGAATGTAAAGCCTCGCTGATATGTTATCTTCTTTGGAGATTATAACATCTTTGGATTCAACGTTGGTGGTTGGATCAAGGGATGCAGGAACAACCTCTTCACCTATAAGCCTCTCAATACGACCGTTTTTGTATACTTTTACGATTGGGGTTAGATCAATGGCTATTTCATCATCCATGGTGGATAAGggttgttggtgttgttgttgtggtggtgtGCAGTGTATGCGTAAAGGTTTTGTTAGTTTGAGAGAAGGAAGAACGGGGTATGATTTATTAAGGGGAGATGTTAAAGAGAAGGAGCAGGAATGGTAACTGAGAATCATGAAGTTGAGTTTGTTTTTTGTAGCCACAAAGATATTGGTGATGTGTCTAGTCAAGCATGCTCACCTTATCGGTTTGgcacaattttttttttttttggtaacTTAATAATCATATTTTGAAAAGAGCAATTTTTATGTTTTTAATACAATAATAAATGTATTAAGAGGGCATAATAACACTTTTTTGTTTTTTTACCAAAAGATTTGGAAAGTATCTAGTTTGATTCTTAGTGGAAATAATGTTTGATCAGATTTATGGCTTTTCAAATCGAATTCTGGATTATTAAGATTTTTTTTTCTAAGAACGAGATGgtgaaaattaaaaaaaaaaaattaactaGTCAATCAGCACACCAAATTATTATATAGGATGAAACTGGACATATCAATCTAAAGTTAAAAAGTTTTGAATATGCCGATGTTCCctgttatttttaaaaaataagtCAAGAGTTTTAATTCATATACAGGATTAAACTCAAAAAATTTGAGGGCATTTTGTGTGAAAAGTTTGAGAAAATATTTGTG from Lathyrus oleraceus cultivar Zhongwan6 chromosome 7, CAAS_Psat_ZW6_1.0, whole genome shotgun sequence encodes the following:
- the LOC127101362 gene encoding probable carboxylesterase 12; the protein is MILSYHSCSFSLTSPLNKSYPVLPSLKLTKPLRIHCTPPQQQHQQPLSTMDDEIAIDLTPIVKVYKNGRIERLIGEEVVPASLDPTTNVESKDVIISKEDNISARLYIPKTNYPPTQKLPVFVYIHGGAFCVETPFSPNYHNYLNSVASLANVIGVSVHYRRAPEHPVPIAHEDSWLALKWVASHVGGKGSDEWLNQHADFEKVFLGGDSAGANIAHYLGIRVGKENLDDLKLEGGVFVHPYFWGVDRIGSESARGEFVEKIHTLWRFACPTTTGSDDPLINPEKDPNLGSLGFKRVLVCVAGKDLLKDRGWYYKELLEKIGWGGVVDVVETKDEHHVFHMFDPTCENAKNLLNQVVSFIKRT